The following proteins are encoded in a genomic region of Balaenoptera ricei isolate mBalRic1 chromosome 14, mBalRic1.hap2, whole genome shotgun sequence:
- the MLEC gene encoding malectin — protein sequence MLGARAVEGAAVALRRLLLLLLLPALRGPGLGVVGSAGAGLPESVIWAVNAGGEAHVDVHGIHFRKDPLEGRVGRASDYGMKLPILRSNPEDQILYQTERYNEETFGYEVPIKEEGDYVLVLKFAEVYFAQSQQKVFDVRLNGHVVVKDLDIFDRVGHSTAHDEIIPMSIRKGKLSVQGEVSTFTGKLYIEFVKGYYDNPKVCALYIMAGTVDDVPKLQPHPGLEKKEEEEEEEEYDEGSNLKRQTNKNRVQSGPRTPNPYASDNSSLMFPILVAFGVFIPTLFCLCRL from the exons ATGCTGGGCGCCCGGGCGGTTGAGGGAGCCGCCGTGGCGCTCAGGcgactgctgctgctgctgctgctgccggcgCTCCGGGGACCGGGGCTCGGCGTGGTGGGCTCGGCTGGGGCCGGGCTGCCCGAGAGCGTGATTTGGGCCGTCAACGCCGGCGGAGAGGCGCATGTGGACGTGCACGGCATCCACTTTCGCAAGGACCCTTTGGAAGGCCGAGTGGGCCGAG CCTCTGACTATGGCATGAAACTGCCAATCCTGCGTTCCAACCCCGAAGACCAGATCCTGTATCAAACAGAGCGGTACAATGAGGAGACCTTTGGCTACGAAGTGCCCATCAAGGAGGAGGGGGACTACGTACTGGTGTTGAAATTTGCCGAGGTCTACTTTGCACAGTCCCAGCAGAAG GTATTTGATGTGCGATTGAATGGCCATGTTGTGGTGAAGGACTTGGATATCTTTGATCGCGTTGGGCACAGTACAGCTCATGATGAAATCATCCCAATGAGCATCAGAAAGGGGAAGCTGAGTGTCCAGGGGGAGGTGTCCACCTTCACAGGGAAACTCTACATCGAGTTTGTCAAG GGATACTATGACAATCCCAAAGTCTGTGCACTCTACATCATGGCTGGGACAGTGGATG ATGTACCAAAGCTGCAGCCTCATCCAGGactggagaagaaagaagaggaggaggaggaggaagaatacGATGAAGGGTCTAATCTCAAAAGACAGACCAATAAGAACCGGGTGCAGTCGGGCCCCCGCACGCCCAACCCCTATGCCTCGGACAACAGCAGCCTCATGTTTCCCATCCTGGTGGCCTTCGGAGTCTTCATTCCAACCCTCTTCTGCCTCTGCCGGTTGTGA
- the UNC119B gene encoding protein unc-119 homolog B: MSGSNSKAAAVGSVAGPGGLVTGKEEKKKAGGGVLNRLKARRQAPHRAADDGIGAAVTEQELLALDTIRPEHVLRLSRVTENYLCKPEDNVYSIDFTRFKIRDLETGTVLFEIAKPCVSDQEEEEEEEEEEEEAAGGDVDVSAGRFVRYQFTPAFLRLRTVGATVEFTVGDKPVSNFRMIERHYFRERLLKNFDFDFGFCIPSSRNTCEHIYEFPQLSEDVIRLMIENPYETRSDSFYFVDNKLIMHNKADYAYNGGQ, translated from the exons ATGAGCGGGTCGAATTCTAAGGCTGCGGCCGTGGGGTCGGTGGCTGGGCCCGGGGGGCTGGTGACTggcaaggaggagaagaagaaggctgGCGGCGGCGTCCTGAACAGGCTTAAGGCGCGGCGGCAGGCGCCCCACCGCGCGGCCGACGACGGCATCGGGGCAGCGGTTACGGAGCAGGAGCTGCTGGCTCTGGACACCATCCGGCCCGAGCACGTCCTGCGCCTCAGCCGGGTCACAGAGA attatttatgTAAACCCGAAGACAACGTCTACAGTATTGATTTCACACGCTTCAAAATTCGAGATTTGGAGACCGGGACAGTGCTTTTTGAGATTGCCAAACCTTGTGTGTCAG accaggaggaggaggaggaggaggaggaggaggaggaggaggcggcaggTGGAGATGTGGATGTCAGTGCGGGCCGCTTCGTCCGCTATCAGTTCACACCAGCATTTCTCCGCCTCCGCACTGTGGGCGCCAC GGTGGAGTTCACGGTGGGAGACAAACCTGTGTCAAACTTCCGGATGATCGAACGGCACTATTTCCGGGAACGCCTGCTGAAAAACTTTGACTTTGATTTCGGCTTCTGCATCCCCAGCAGTAGGAACACTTGTGAACATATCTATGAGTTTCCCCAGCTTTCTGAGGATGTCA TTCGTCTGATGATTGAAAATCCCTATGAGACCCGTTCTGACAGCTTCTACTTTGTCGACAACAAGCTGATAATGCACAACAAGGCTGACTATGCCTATAACGGGGGCCAGTAG